atatttataaaatcagaaatataaaaatatttaattgtaataattatttaatatttttttaatttactttttttatatttaatacaaatatatcagACTTTTGCTTTAAGTCaccattaaagtattttatcaatataaataaattgatgaacaacaatttgttaaaataataattgtatttatacacaaaatattcgctgatgtatatttttaagtagttaTTGAATTATCTAACCAACAAAACTTGATTAGAAACAAGATttaatactgtaaaaataataacaactgtcacaaataaatgtgtgtaagataaaacaaaaaatagtaatatatgatTTCCGAGAAcaagtttctaaaataatttaagaacatATCTTCAATTTGCTATTATCTGCATAATTTTCGCATTGCAGTCATTGATGCAAATATAACATCATTAACACTAATTCCAGCATATGATGAACCAACCAATGTCAACGGTAAACGtctaacattaatatattcttgaaTTTTGTTTACACGTTCATAATGTCCAACTGTATATTGTGGAAtacaatcatttaatatttgtgtattatatgtatttggtAATGATTGAATATTAAGGACACGTTTGACATGACCTACAGCTATATCAGCAAGTTTTTCTTCAGACAGACATTGagagtttttgacaaaatgttCTTTAAATCCATATCCACCCATCATAACTGTAAGATCAACACGACCACTATGtccataaatatagttattaaatattatacccaaCAGAGACAATTTTTCAAGTGGTGAAGAAAGAACTCCAAAACCTTTGTAAGGACCCATCACTTTAGGATCattgtatgttaaattaacTGTTGCTATAGATACCATGggtatagattttaatagcTGAGTCAATGTTGAATGTTGAGATTTAACACAAAAGAGTGAAGCTAACTTATGAGCAGGTAATGCACTGATAACATGTGAACATTCTAATTCTTTGCCATTAGAAAACACAATTCTGGCACCTTTTCTGTTTTcgtgaaaatgtaattgtgtACACTGagtgtttaaatttgtatgaattccttgagactcattattaatatctaaagcATGGATTAAACGTTGTAGGCCTCCATCCAAATAATAAACTGGTGGTGGAGGTTTATCAATATTGGTTCCttttgtatcatttatttttttacgattcaAAATAGAACTTAATTGCTCTTTTAATAACCCTAATCCAACGTTCCCATGTTTACGTTCTGCTTCATATAAGGCACCAAACATAAACTTAACACTCATTTGCTTAGCGTTCCCACCACATACTCCACACAATAACGGTGAAATCAAGTAATCAGCAAATTCTTGTCCGAATGtacgacaaaaaaaattatatgcactttcatcattattttgaatgtcTGGTAAATTAGCTTTACtattatttgatgaaaaacactcacgtaaaacataataaatccaTGGTTTAGTGAATGGTTGATTTACTGTAAACAAAGCTTTCCAGACACTCATGGGTAATTGATGTATCTTTCCATTTGCAAATATATATCTTGCAGAAGCATCAATACCTACATTTCGCACTAGATTCTCAATACctaaatcttttattaaactatacgtATTGTTGGCAGATTTTCCACGACCTCTAATCGTCCGCGGTCCAAGCTCATTAATAACATTAGTGTTTTCATCTTTCCATGACTGGATCCAGCCACCTGTTTGATTGCTGGattcaataatttgtattgattGGTTTTTGTTAATTCCTCCTTCTCGTTTCAGATAATATGCAGCACTTAGCCCAGCGAGACCACCGCCTAAAATGGCTATGGTCATGATGATTGAAGTAAGAATTTCTCAAATGTAAATATCAATTACAATCAGTACCATCAGGTacctagaaataatattatgagtaaaCAAAGTacactactattataattttgagaaCTATTATATTGACATTAAAACTTCGAACATCAAAgaatttaattagattttaagagcttacattttaatcatgataaattagtcatgattattgattttaataatgttatttaatacttgatatttacaattaataattaaaaatttagatttttttacatagataACATGagcaattattttactaacgaGATAACATGAtaacgattatttattatcacttaTCAGTTTTTCGTGTATCTctataattttgtgtataaattattatatgcttaatttattacgattagattatgttaaaattattaattacattttactaacctttcatataattttgattatcataaatttgttttttaattttatattaaacctaTTGCGTGTAATTGTATACTATGCATAATTAactagaaaaatgtttatgtgaacatatcatttatatataatatattatgcaataagtaggtaggtaatgCAATATTAGATAATTGACTATTGAGTATACTATACTCGGTATATTATCtcgttatgtatttttaattaacctaATTCACTTAGATAATGCCTATTTCTAAATTTCTTTAGgtgtaaaattgattttttcatcatatttattatatagcatagatttgtactaatttttatgatatatttaagtaataagttataaacagTGAAATATATCTAagacaaaattaattgaattaataaatttaccctCAAGCCATGAGTCATACAGAACCAACAAAAGAAAATGAATTACCATTTTTTGCAAGTGGTATAGTTGTTAAAGGATTTGGGCGAGGATCAAAGGATTTGGGTATTCCTACTggttagtataatacattgaaacataatagaaaaattgttaatattcaatattcattaaaaatttaaaatatcttatttattttttatatctgcACAAAGGATTTTTTGTAGTCTtatgatgatataataattctttaaaaaacaaaaatttggtTGCtcacaaaattatgaaaattgacttaaaattccaaaatatttatcaaatgtaatattattcatacttaaattataataagtttaaaaatttaattttttaagttttgattaggttcctttttttgttttatagctAATTTTAGTCGTGATGTAATACAAGAGTTACCCAAAAATATAAGCACTGGAGTATATTATGGATGGGCACAAGTTGAAAAATCACCAGTTTACATGATGGTTATGAGTATTGGTTGGAATccgttttataacaatatagaaaAGTCCATGgtaagttaaaatgtatttgttgactacttaatatagttatctagtttagtttcataaataaaataaatacttggaaATAAAACTTAACTGTTTTATTGCTAATAACTtgtaaatgtaaacaaaacTTATCTTTTTGAAAGTAGgtcatattattgaattacttTGTTTTATAGGAAATCCATATTCTTAAACAATTTGATGAAGATTTTTATggatcaaatttaaaagttaaggtTGTTGGTTTTATTCGACcagaattaaatttcaattccgTTggtaagtttaattattaaaatcatacaacacaaatttatatcattaaagttatattgtatttttttatagatgaaCTAGTCAATACTATTCATTCCGACATTGAATATGCTAAACAAAATTtagatgaaaatgaaaaaatggatgaatactttgttttataactaaaaattataaggaaattaaaattaaaatttattattccattttatgaatataagtatatgacaaaatatgttcctttgtgttttataaaattgtaccatcacattattttgttgatatgtgtaaaaaaaaaagaatacataattattgttcaatctttttattagtaacaagattaaaattatacaattttattggtaCTCACtcaataaactttattataatattatttgttgaaataaaaattcacattTGCTGAGTaaggatattaatattattttgttattcaaaaaattattactagttACTATTTGTTAATGATTAATAGTAACTGTATAGTAAAACTTTgccctgaaaaaataaataaatatctcaaCTGTAGTGTTCCTCAGTTCACAGACAAGTTTTTATCGATAAACTTTGCTTTGTAAACTAATTTgactaagatataatatatattagaattatatttaaaactcttCTCTAAACTTTTTGTCAAAGTTAATCTAATAGTTTTTGGATTTATAAGCcacaaacatatttatttatgtatatagtttataagagtattacaatatacttgtaaatttgtatatgtTTTGTCAGAAAAACAAGTTTAGcttcaatattttactaaacctAACCACcagtcatattttaaaatgtttaatacataaGGAAATTGACATAATGCtgtcacaatatatatattatttacatgctCATTTATCAAGTAGATACAgagaaaaatgaaataattaaataaaaattgtactcattattttcaatctgaTTTTGTAAATTCAAACCATATTAGAATtgagacatttattttttcaataaaatagttaatacatgGATAAATACCATGGAGCCTAACTTAACAGGATACAGACAGATTTCCAATGACTCGCTCTATTAGCAACATCATTAACCAGGACcacttttagatatttaaaaaaagttagtaGTCAAGTATTTGAACAggataagaattttttttaaagtatcttctccatttattaaaaatatttaaatatctaaacatactattaaatatagcgAAAATATCTTCActacatatcattataattaaatataaatagatggAAAACATACAACTTGttcttattaaatgtttattttagtttaataataaaaataacaaaaaacccgcttaaatttaatacttcaagaatactgaatataaaaagaataatataatttaaaaaattagtattataaaaaataaattaataatataatactcaattcatattaaaaactattaattactattatttcaattagagaacttaaaaaaaatatccaaaaataataactattaatgcaACCCAAAAATTGGCTAACATTGGTGTACCAGTTATCAATGAAGATAAATACCATATTCCAATCACTATGAATAACTGAAGTCCACGGTTTGCCATATATaatctgtataataaaatgttaagtgaaaataaaataaaataaaatataaaacttaagtTCTTACTTGAAGTCTTTCTTTAATGCTATCTTCATTGTTTTTTCATCTTCTCTATGTAAATATGTTCGTACACCCAATgtcagatttataaaaaacggaGCCCAATTTAAGGATGTAGGATCAATGTAAAATACAGATTTATCATCCACACTCAGTTCTTCTTGTAAACGAAGTGTACGAGCATTATCAAATTTCCATTCGTTAAATATAAACGGTGCAAGTTTACTAAGTGATCGGttcacatttttatgtaatcgTATGAggctaataaattaacatcaaaatataacaatttaaaactatgaaGTATGTAAgatgaaatgtaaaataaattagacaaCTAAATATTcacacatttaaattaatataaaatagtctattaattatatgatatactcACATTGGTCTTTTACCAGCTAATTTGGTGACAGAATCTAATATATAAGCTggaatgaaatgaaaaatagcTGAAGAAATCCAATACATGAATAAATTGGgcaaaaattttatgtttggaTACCACACAGCACCATAAATGGGATACTTATGTAAAGTAGTTGTtaatattgatgaaatatCTTTCCAACGGAATGGATTACATGTGCTAGTTGTGCAATGAAATACTGGCGTTTGTCCATCTACAGTTGGTGTACTACAatcaaataagataataacatatattagtggaaatgaattttttttttaaataaataattaaataattattattattatttattttataattattataattttgtacaataaaatattaaaatattatattgttgtcatGTATAATTACCTCTCTGGCAATTGAGCACTAAACCATGTACcagcaataattgtatttattaccaCATCTACtggtatataatcatatattaaagATTGGTTTACTGGTAAACGCCTGACTACACCCTTTAAAGCACCCATTATGAATCCTTGAGGGccattttttgatattgtcCAGCCTTCAACAGGTTCTTTCCATGAAGCAACaactatgaaataaattatttttattatttaaatgaataattagtaaatattttatatagtataatacacacaatatactttaattaataattagaaattttataatagtattagcttaaaagatattttactaaaaattccattttatataaacataacatacTATATTACATCTTGATaagaaattatgaaataataagtcattttaattaacatttagatCAGGCACCACCAACCTGCAGCCCtccaaatatatttcatggtgtttaaaatttcaattttatgtgttaaatttatataaataaaatttaatcatgactagggctcggatttatatgtaaatacatatttttactgtgacttgataaattaatttaggtaagTGATAAATTCGTTTCAAGAGATTTCCaatgaaattaactatattttattttacatattttgccataagtacatgtttttacatatttctcaATAGTTCCATTTTttcctacatatttttacaatttgttcatttacgattttttaataattattaattatatatgattgtatttttcaatacagaCAATATCCCATATTTCCAaaagtactaaataataacaaaataataccaattatttaacttaatctaCGGTAGATATAACTTATTCCTTCAGACAAAGTCAAAATGCAATACTATCCAATGACATCAGTGGAAGCCGAAAGATCATTTAGTTGGTATAAGGCAATTTTACGATCAAATCAAagatctttttaatttaaaaatttaaaaatggctgttgtcataaattataatcaagataattaagttttttagctttttttatttatattttataatttgtaacaccttatttttaaaataattttactatttaaaatatattttgtttcattagaaactcatatggatatattatataattaaatattaataaataaatcatattaataaaatacatattttgatttttttagcaCATATTTTGCTaacgtaaatacatataaatccgagCCCTAATCACgactattaattgtataacaatatgttaaaGAAAGTAAtgacctaaaaatattttattcaagtcTTTctgaaatagattttaaagcaTTAAAAGTTTTGCTAAAAAAATGATGACTGCTTTCTGTAGGACTTAAATTTGTGAgcagacatttttaatacttaaatttcgaaaaaataaatattgctcACGATTAATCGATGAACACTTGAATACTGTTTTAAGGATATCAACATccaatataaaagaaaatatgaacaaattgaaaaaattcaacCTCGAAAATTACACTAGaaactaaacatttatacacttttatgtattcaagaattaattaataattatttttaaacttcaatTTTCTCtactaatgtatttaattaaaaattagttaataaagaCAACTGCAATGTTAAACTCATAATATGATTGTGTTGctatgtgtaaatatattagtattatatgttaaaattatattttttaatattttaattttgtaagcgGCTCTCAATTAAAAACTGGAAAAAATTATGGCCCGTGTAGGTAAAAAGATTATTGAACTCCAATTTAGATCATTGTGTATTAGGTCATAATATagacaaagaaaaaattaacaaaatcttTATAGTGGTTGACCATCaacattaatttgaaaaacaaaaaaaaaaaaattcaatgaatttaaaaaaaaaatgttgagtttTTCAAGTGCTTATAGTTAAATTGTGTGAAATTGTGTGAAATTGTcattccaaaaataatttcaataaacttGTGATTTTAAACACagttttataactatacaaaatattaacccTTAAATCtgagtaataactataatataattttgtttggctaaattttcatatttgtcctcattttacaattttactta
This genomic stretch from Rhopalosiphum maidis isolate BTI-1 chromosome 3, ASM367621v3, whole genome shotgun sequence harbors:
- the LOC113556715 gene encoding protoporphyrinogen oxidase, translating into MTIAILGGGLAGLSAAYYLKREGGINKNQSIQIIESSNQTGGWIQSWKDENTNVINELGPRTIRGRGKSANNTYSLIKDLGIENLVRNVGIDASARYIFANGKIHQLPMSVWKALFTVNQPFTKPWIYYVLRECFSSNNSKANLPDIQNNDESAYNFFCRTFGQEFADYLISPLLCGVCGGNAKQMSVKFMFGALYEAERKHGNVGLGLLKEQLSSILNRKKINDTKGTNIDKPPPPVYYLDGGLQRLIHALDINNESQGIHTNLNTQCTQLHFHENRKGARIVFSNGKELECSHVISALPAHKLASLFCVKSQHSTLTQLLKSIPMVSIATVNLTYNDPKVMGPYKGFGVLSSPLEKLSLLGIIFNNYIYGHSGRVDLTVMMGGYGFKEHFVKNSQCLSEEKLADIAVGHVKRVLNIQSLPNTYNTQILNDCIPQYTVGHYERVNKIQEYINVRRLPLTLVGSSYAGISVNDVIFASMTAMRKLCR
- the LOC113558411 gene encoding putative riboflavin kinase, producing the protein MSHTEPTKENELPFFASGIVVKGFGRGSKDLGIPTANFSRDVIQELPKNISTGVYYGWAQVEKSPVYMMVMSIGWNPFYNNIEKSMEIHILKQFDEDFYGSNLKVKVVGFIRPELNFNSVDELVNTIHSDIEYAKQNLDENEKMDEYFVL
- the LOC113556358 gene encoding putative fatty acyl-CoA reductase CG8306; translated protein: MAYQTIKTFHANKNIFLTGGSGFVGVSYMEKVLRTMPDVGNIYILLRPRKAQGIQERWESIKHNSVFDVMRTSEGFDALFNKIKPVSGDISEENLGLSDDDSKMLCDNVNIVVHCAATLDFETDLKTAVNINLLGTKRVVELCKQMKNLQCLLHVSSAYVNSNKNYAMEKIYDAPANYNDIINYAQTMDNEQFNITAEKILGDHINTYTFTKALAEHVVNDAKNIIRTCIVRPSMIVASWKEPVEGWTISKNGPQGFIMGALKGVVRRLPVNQSLIYDYIPVDVVINTIIAGTWFSAQLPESTPTVDGQTPVFHCTTSTCNPFRWKDISSILTTTLHKYPIYGAVWYPNIKFLPNLFMYWISSAIFHFIPAYILDSVTKLAGKRPILIRLHKNVNRSLSKLAPFIFNEWKFDNARTLRLQEELSVDDKSVFYIDPTSLNWAPFFINLTLGVRTYLHREDEKTMKIALKKDFKLYMANRGLQLFIVIGIWYLSSLITGTPMLANFWVALIVIIFGYFF